In Achromobacter spanius, the following proteins share a genomic window:
- a CDS encoding cell division ATP-binding protein FtsE → MIEFQHVFKSYGRGRNILADINFRVSAGEFVFVSGPSGAGKSTLLKLIGGLEPASRGSIQVNGQRLDKLPARARPYLRRAVGVILQDTHLLFDRSAFENVMLPLAVQGHPWDSAASRARAALDKVGLSGKEDLNPIELSGGEQQRLAIARAIVNRPAILIADEPTANLDDDNAQRIMNVFRDFNRVGVTTLIASHDQGLMARYASRTLRIDPGKFADSHGPATPPVAGQSASGPSRASGRTEPGMGNPGASS, encoded by the coding sequence ATGATCGAATTCCAGCACGTATTCAAATCATATGGTCGCGGCCGAAATATCCTGGCCGACATCAACTTCCGCGTAAGCGCGGGAGAATTCGTTTTTGTATCCGGGCCGTCAGGCGCCGGTAAATCCACGCTGCTCAAGTTGATCGGCGGGTTGGAGCCCGCCAGCCGCGGGTCCATCCAGGTCAACGGGCAACGCCTGGACAAGCTGCCCGCCCGCGCGCGCCCTTATCTGCGCCGCGCCGTGGGCGTCATCTTGCAAGACACCCACCTGTTGTTCGATCGAAGCGCGTTCGAAAACGTCATGCTGCCGCTGGCGGTCCAGGGCCATCCCTGGGATTCCGCCGCGTCGCGCGCCCGCGCCGCCTTGGACAAGGTGGGCCTGTCGGGCAAGGAAGACCTGAATCCCATCGAATTGTCCGGCGGCGAGCAGCAGCGCCTGGCCATCGCGCGGGCCATCGTGAACCGGCCCGCCATCCTGATTGCCGACGAACCCACCGCCAACCTTGACGACGACAACGCGCAGCGCATCATGAACGTGTTCCGCGATTTCAACCGCGTGGGCGTGACCACGCTGATTGCCTCGCACGACCAGGGGCTGATGGCGCGCTACGCCTCGCGCACCCTGCGCATCGACCCGGGCAAGTTCGCCGATTCGCACGGCCCTGCCACGCCACCCGTTGCGGGGCAGTCCGCTTCGGGGCCGTCGCGCGCCAGCGGCCGCACTGAACCCGGCATGGGTAACCCGGGAGCCTCGTCATGA